A single genomic interval of bacterium harbors:
- a CDS encoding CoA transferase, with protein METLENIKVLSLEQATVLPYLTYRLAMEGAEVIRVEHPVYGDPNRLVGENRLGEERMNTYYLCINAGKKAITLNLGTKEGQDLLERLIRELQIDIFATNQLPRNYSKLGIDYQRLRSIKEDIIWFGVTGFGPDSNEAAYDPILQARGGLMELTGEPDGFPQVLGIPLPDMGASEHGYGLIMKALFLRAQTGRGSRIDLSMFESTVSWLTVPITLTGSFGRHISRRGNTHEFFAPVSVFETRDGFVYIAVGNDRQWASMTELEPFKGLKDPAYEKNEGRIKDVERLNRRLAEIFKGLGTQEVIEMFKSITVPVSKIQSIQEVLEDPLVKQRLLRSRDPRTGVEILLAPAPYSTQFLCQNQGMLSFPPRFGEHNELYYGQRLGMSSEELQALKSMGVI; from the coding sequence ATGGAGACACTGGAAAACATAAAGGTGCTATCCCTGGAGCAGGCAACGGTCTTGCCTTACCTTACTTACAGGCTGGCCATGGAGGGTGCTGAAGTGATCCGGGTGGAACACCCGGTGTACGGGGATCCCAACAGGCTGGTGGGTGAGAACAGGCTCGGCGAGGAGCGCATGAACACCTACTACCTGTGTATCAACGCGGGCAAGAAGGCCATAACTTTGAACCTGGGCACAAAGGAAGGTCAGGATCTTCTGGAGAGGCTCATCAGAGAGCTCCAGATAGACATCTTTGCCACCAACCAGCTACCCAGGAATTACTCAAAACTGGGGATAGATTACCAGAGGCTTCGCTCCATCAAGGAAGACATCATCTGGTTTGGAGTAACCGGATTCGGGCCAGATTCCAACGAGGCAGCCTACGATCCCATCCTGCAGGCCAGGGGAGGGCTCATGGAGCTGACAGGGGAGCCCGACGGCTTTCCCCAGGTGCTGGGCATTCCTCTTCCGGACATGGGGGCCAGCGAGCACGGCTACGGCCTAATAATGAAGGCCCTGTTTCTGAGGGCCCAGACGGGCAGAGGCTCCCGCATAGATCTCTCCATGTTCGAAAGCACAGTGTCCTGGCTCACGGTCCCCATAACGCTCACCGGCTCATTCGGCCGCCACATAAGCAGAAGGGGCAACACCCATGAGTTCTTTGCTCCGGTTTCGGTTTTTGAGACCAGAGATGGATTCGTGTACATAGCTGTGGGCAATGACAGGCAGTGGGCATCCATGACAGAACTGGAACCCTTCAAGGGGCTCAAGGACCCCGCGTACGAGAAAAACGAGGGCAGGATAAAAGACGTGGAAAGGCTTAACCGTCGTCTGGCTGAGATCTTCAAGGGCCTTGGCACCCAAGAGGTCATAGAGATGTTCAAGAGCATAACGGTCCCGGTTTCCAAGATCCAGTCCATCCAGGAGGTTCTGGAGGACCCCCTGGTGAAGCAAAGGCTTCTTAGGTCCAGGGATCCTCGCACAGGAGTGGAGATCCTGCTGGCGCCTGCGCCTTACAGTACCCAGTTCTTGTGCCAGAACCAGGGCATGCTCAGCTTCCCACCCCGATTCGGGGAACACAACGAGCTTTACTATGGACAGCGGCTCGGGATGTCCAGTGAGGAGTTGCAGGCACTCAAGAGCATGGGGGTGATTTGA
- a CDS encoding FAD binding domain-containing protein — MRLPRFNYLEPRDLKEALEMRALYGAQSAVLAGGTDLLVRMKQRLMKPSFLISLKNLRELEGIRLENQEMVIGARTPIREVVRSPLVQSHFPALMEAMQAVGAYTIQHVRGTIGGNLCQDTRCLFYNQSAFWRSGRQACHKAGGKICYAREGSDRCRSTNQSDGATALMALQAKVVLRSTQGLRVLGLEEFFTMKGEAPLDLAPNEILTEIRLPLGPSQASSAYERISYRSAIDFPVASAAAWIRSQKRTIEKARIAVGCMGNAPLLILQAGEHLEGRSLEDKQALAKAARVAMDQASAFAVDNVGSTVEYRVEMVCVLVKRALGRASVRALEASKEEGS; from the coding sequence GTGAGGCTTCCCAGATTCAATTACCTTGAACCCAGGGACCTCAAAGAGGCCTTGGAGATGAGGGCTCTGTATGGAGCCCAAAGCGCTGTGCTGGCAGGTGGTACGGATCTGCTGGTCAGGATGAAGCAACGTTTGATGAAGCCATCCTTCCTCATAAGCCTCAAGAATCTCCGAGAGCTGGAGGGGATCCGGCTGGAGAACCAGGAGATGGTGATAGGTGCCAGAACCCCCATCAGGGAGGTGGTGAGATCCCCTTTGGTGCAATCCCACTTTCCTGCTCTGATGGAAGCAATGCAAGCCGTGGGAGCTTACACCATACAGCACGTGCGAGGTACCATCGGGGGCAATCTCTGTCAGGACACAAGATGCCTTTTCTACAATCAGTCGGCATTTTGGCGCTCTGGAAGACAGGCCTGTCACAAGGCGGGCGGCAAGATCTGCTATGCCAGGGAGGGCTCGGACAGGTGCAGATCCACAAACCAGTCAGATGGTGCCACGGCCTTGATGGCATTGCAGGCAAAGGTGGTCCTCAGAAGTACCCAGGGGTTGAGGGTTCTGGGCCTGGAGGAGTTCTTCACCATGAAGGGCGAGGCCCCTTTGGACTTGGCACCCAACGAGATCCTGACAGAAATCAGGCTCCCTCTGGGCCCCTCCCAGGCAAGTAGTGCTTACGAAAGAATCTCCTATCGCTCGGCCATCGACTTTCCGGTGGCCTCTGCAGCAGCATGGATACGTAGCCAGAAGAGAACCATAGAGAAAGCTCGCATAGCGGTGGGGTGCATGGGAAATGCTCCTTTGTTGATTCTGCAGGCAGGAGAACATCTGGAAGGAAGATCTCTGGAAGACAAGCAGGCCCTGGCCAAGGCTGCCCGGGTGGCTATGGATCAGGCTTCTGCCTTTGCAGTGGACAACGTGGGCTCCACTGTTGAGTATAGGGTAGAGATGGTCTGTGTGCTGGTGAAAAGAGCACTTGGCAGGGCCTCGGTCCGCGCTTTGGAGGCCAGCAAGGAGGAGGGTTCATGA
- a CDS encoding (2Fe-2S)-binding protein, translated as MSRVPLKLRVNGEDMELLVEPHWTLLEVLREELDLTGTKEGCGEGVCGSCTVLLDEKPVRACLTLALEAQGSSVTTVEGLAGDNGLDPLQQSFVDHGAVQCGFCTPGMIMAAKALLLENPCPQEQEIRKAISGNICRCTGYAKIVKAIAAAASRVGPSWESPPAETSKESA; from the coding sequence ATGAGTCGGGTACCCCTCAAGCTAAGGGTAAATGGTGAAGATATGGAACTACTGGTGGAACCCCACTGGACCCTCTTGGAGGTTCTCAGGGAGGAGCTGGATCTCACTGGCACCAAGGAGGGGTGCGGGGAAGGGGTTTGTGGTTCATGTACGGTACTTCTGGATGAAAAGCCGGTGAGGGCCTGCCTGACCCTTGCCCTGGAGGCCCAGGGCTCCAGCGTGACCACTGTGGAAGGTCTGGCTGGTGACAATGGCTTGGACCCGCTGCAGCAGTCTTTCGTGGATCACGGAGCTGTCCAATGCGGGTTTTGTACACCAGGAATGATAATGGCAGCCAAGGCCCTGCTACTGGAGAACCCCTGTCCCCAAGAGCAAGAGATCAGAAAGGCCATATCTGGAAACATCTGCAGATGCACGGGATATGCCAAAATAGTCAAAGCTATCGCAGCTGCGGCCTCAAGAGTAGGGCCCTCTTGGGAGAGCCCCCCAGCAGAAACATCTAAGGAGTCAGCATGA